The genomic segment GCATCTCTGACCTTTCAAATTGACATAAGATCACTTGTCTTAGAGCTGGTCAGTTTGTTAGGAAAAAGGTGAGTAGGAAAAAAAtcagagagagacagagagttGAAACTTTTGCGCTATCATGTAGGAGTCGAATCTAAGAAGTTAAATAATAAATTGTTTGAAGATTGCTGTTCTTCAGAGCACTCTTGTCTTTGAAGGCCATCATCGTTTTTGCATCATTCTTAGCAACTACATGGCTTATGTTGACTATTTACTGCAAGTTGCTGTATGTAATTGCCCTTCCCTGAGAATAATGAGTGAGATCCAACTCATATGGTAATTGCCCTCTCTTTTCAGGCAATATTTCAGCGGTACCCTCGACCAGAGAAGGAATATCAATCGTTTTCTCTTATATATAATGATAGATCGTTGGATGTGGTGAGCTTTTCATTGCTCCTAATAAATAGTTAACTAGTGCTCGAGTATGAAAGGAAATTAGTTTCATCATCTCTTCAACTTTACCCTGTTAATCTTTCAATTACTGTCTTGGACAGATATGTAAAGATAAGGATGAAGCTGAGGTTTGGTTTTTCGGTCTTAAAGCACTCGTTGCTCATGGCAGCCACCACAAGGCAAGGAATGACACAAAGGCTGAAACATCCTCTTGTGACAGTCCACGTTCTCGAAGAACCTCTCCACCAAGTTTACCCTTTGTGAGTTACCCTTCTTAGTTAATTTGTTTGGAAATTAGGGTGTTAGGGCTTTCTCTCTTAATTATCTTGTTGATGACTTAATTATATTAGGATCATGGAGACACTCCAAGAGCTGAAAGTATTCCACAAAGCAGATTGGGAAAAGCTTTTGCTGACATTGTCTCATATACAGCAACATCAAAAAATTCTTTTCTGGCTGAAATAAATACCAGCACTGCCAGTTCTCTTATACCTGGGGCCACAGACAACTCAAATAGCCGAATTTCTACAGCTGACACAGTTCGAATTAGTTTATCCAGTGCTGTAAGTTCATCAAGCCAGGGATCATGTCACGAGGATTTTGAGTGTCTTGGTGATGTTTTTATTTGGGGAGAAGGAACTGGTGAAGGGGTATTGGGTGGTGGTGAACTTAAAGTAGGTGCATCATCTGGAAGTAGAACTGATGCTAATTTGCCTAAGGCATTGGAGTCAACAGTGGTGCTTGATGTCCATAGTATTTCCTGTGGCAGTAAGTATGCCATATTAGTTACTAAACAAGGGGAAGTGTTCAGCTGGGGTGAAGAGACAGGAGGCCGTTTGGGTCATGGATTGGTGGCTGATCTTCCCTATCCCAAGCTTATTGATAGCCTTAGTGGTATGAACATTGAAATGGTTGCTTGTGGGGAGCATCATACCTGTGCTGTTACACTTTCTGGTGATCTGTACAGTTGGGGTGATGGCACTCATAACTGTGGGTTGCTTGGGCATGGAAGTGAAGTCAGTCACTGGATTCCTAAGAAAGTTAGAGGCTCTATTGAGGGCTTACACGTTTCATATGTCTCTTGTGGGCCCTGGCATACAGCTCTAATAACATCTGTTGGGCAACTTTTTACATTTGGGGATGGAACATTTGGTGCATTAGGCCATGGTGATCATCATAGCTCCAATATTCCCAGAGAAGTTGAATCCTTGAAAGGAGTTCGGACTCTGAAGGTTGCTTGTGGTGTTTGGCACACAGCTGCAGTTGTTGAAACTGGTGTCACTTCCAAGTCTGAACCGTCTGAGGGCTCTGTGTCTGGTAAACTATTCACCTGGGGGAATGGAGATGAAGGACAGCTTGGGCACTCTGATAAAAAACATAGACTAGTCCCTGTAAGTGTAGCTGCATTAGATGATTTAAGTTTTTCCCAGGTAGCCTGTGGACAAAATTTAACTGTTGCTTTGACAACTGCTGGGAAAGTATATACAATGGGAAGTTTAGTGCATGGACAGTTAGGGAATCCTTTGGCTGATGGAAAAACTCCCACTTGTGTTGGAGGAATAATTGCTGATAGTTTCATAGAGGAGATTAGCTGTGGTTCACATCATGTTGCGGTTTTGACATCGAAAATGGAAGTCTATACCTGGGGAAAAGGTTCAAATGGACAACTGGGCCATGGAGACAATGATGATAGAAATACACCAGTTGTTgttgaatttttgaaagataaacaagtaaaaacTGTAGTATGTGGAGCAAACTTTACTGCTGCTATCTGTATGCATAAATGGATATCTTCTGCTGATAATTCTGTTTGCTCTAGCTGTCGCAATGCTTTCAATTTCAGAAGAAAGCGTCACAATTGTTACAACTGTGGCCTTGTCTTTTGCAAAGCATGCAGCAGTAGGAAGTCCCTAAAAGCTTCTTTAGCCCCAAGTGCGAACAAGCCACATCGTGTCTGTGATGATTGTTATACTAAGTTGCAGAAATCTTTTACCTCTATATCTGCACCTCGAATTGCTAGTGTTAAAAGTGCAAATGTACTCTACAAGGCCCTGGACTTAACAGAAAAGGAGACCAAAAATCCTCGACtaccagaaaacatgtccaaacTCTCTCCTTCTAATTCATTCAATGTGCCTGAGGCTAGCAGTATTAAGAGTAGCAGTAGAGCAGAATTAAATGGTAGCAATCTGATCCTTTTTCCAAATGGA from the Coffea arabica cultivar ET-39 chromosome 11e, Coffea Arabica ET-39 HiFi, whole genome shotgun sequence genome contains:
- the LOC113719728 gene encoding PH, RCC1 and FYVE domains-containing protein 1-like is translated as MADLQRPALAERDIDQAITALKKGAFLLKYGRRGKPKFCPFRLSTDESALIWYYGKEEKQLELRQVSRIIPGQRTAIFQRYPRPEKEYQSFSLIYNDRSLDVICKDKDEAEVWFFGLKALVAHGSHHKARNDTKAETSSCDSPRSRRTSPPSLPFDHGDTPRAESIPQSRLGKAFADIVSYTATSKNSFLAEINTSTASSLIPGATDNSNSRISTADTVRISLSSAVSSSSQGSCHEDFECLGDVFIWGEGTGEGVLGGGELKVGASSGSRTDANLPKALESTVVLDVHSISCGSKYAILVTKQGEVFSWGEETGGRLGHGLVADLPYPKLIDSLSGMNIEMVACGEHHTCAVTLSGDLYSWGDGTHNCGLLGHGSEVSHWIPKKVRGSIEGLHVSYVSCGPWHTALITSVGQLFTFGDGTFGALGHGDHHSSNIPREVESLKGVRTLKVACGVWHTAAVVETGVTSKSEPSEGSVSGKLFTWGNGDEGQLGHSDKKHRLVPVSVAALDDLSFSQVACGQNLTVALTTAGKVYTMGSLVHGQLGNPLADGKTPTCVGGIIADSFIEEISCGSHHVAVLTSKMEVYTWGKGSNGQLGHGDNDDRNTPVVVEFLKDKQVKTVVCGANFTAAICMHKWISSADNSVCSSCRNAFNFRRKRHNCYNCGLVFCKACSSRKSLKASLAPSANKPHRVCDDCYTKLQKSFTSISAPRIASVKSANVLYKALDLTEKETKNPRLPENMSKLSPSNSFNVPEASSIKSSSRAELNGSNLILFPNGDDQRGGISFKSPTGPTGTSKFLSLSIPNSRMVSRSTSPVQGKTRPLQPATRTPAIDVNGDGSIVGDSKHNNAALHEEIKCLRAQVEELASKSQFLEVELERKSRQLKEATAQAADEAEKSRAAKQVIKSLSAQLKEMAERLPGGPPARSNSHSDSEQISNDPSCPSSWRRATSLAPLRIESSASSTSSVQPNEAKTQLQKPERVIKDEPGVYMTICSSPTGGNELRRVRFSRKYFSEQQAEKWWAENGRKVLERHNIRAPI